One part of the Nostoc sp. PCC 7120 = FACHB-418 genome encodes these proteins:
- the dusB gene encoding tRNA dihydrouridine synthase DusB, which produces MVTLSPNLQARLSQPLKIGSFVVKSRVLQLPLSGVTDMVFRRLVRRYAPDSMMYTEMVNATGLHYVKQLPKIMEVDPKERPISIQLFDCRPDFLAEAAIKAVAEGADTIDINMGCPVNKITKNGGGSSLLRQPEVAEAIVREVVKAVNVPVTVKTRIGWNDREITILDFAKRMEDAGAQMITVHGRTRAQGYNGNARWEWIARVKEILSIPVIGNGDIFSVESAVKCLEETGADGVMCSRGTLGYPFLVGEIDHFFKTGELLPAPTPIQRLECARDHLQALWEYKGDRGVRQARKHMTWYAKGFVGAAELRGQLSLVETVQQGLDLIDQATEKLTHGYELVEEGSNFQVA; this is translated from the coding sequence ATGGTTACTCTGTCCCCCAACCTACAAGCTAGACTTTCCCAACCCCTAAAAATCGGCTCCTTTGTAGTTAAAAGCCGAGTCCTTCAGTTGCCTTTATCGGGGGTGACAGATATGGTATTTCGTCGCTTGGTACGTCGCTATGCACCAGATTCGATGATGTACACGGAAATGGTGAATGCTACGGGTTTACACTATGTCAAGCAGTTACCAAAAATCATGGAGGTAGACCCCAAGGAGCGACCGATTAGCATTCAATTGTTTGATTGTCGTCCCGATTTTTTGGCAGAAGCAGCAATCAAAGCCGTGGCGGAAGGCGCTGATACGATTGATATCAATATGGGGTGTCCGGTAAATAAAATTACCAAAAACGGTGGTGGTTCCTCTTTATTACGACAGCCGGAAGTTGCAGAAGCCATCGTGCGGGAAGTAGTAAAAGCTGTTAATGTGCCGGTCACAGTCAAAACCCGGATTGGTTGGAATGACAGAGAAATTACCATTCTCGATTTTGCCAAGCGGATGGAAGATGCGGGAGCGCAAATGATTACGGTGCATGGACGCACCCGCGCTCAAGGTTACAATGGTAACGCCCGTTGGGAATGGATAGCCCGTGTGAAAGAAATACTGTCCATCCCGGTGATTGGTAATGGCGATATATTTTCTGTGGAATCGGCGGTGAAATGTTTAGAAGAAACGGGTGCTGATGGTGTGATGTGTTCCCGTGGGACTTTGGGTTATCCCTTTTTGGTGGGAGAAATTGACCATTTCTTCAAGACTGGTGAACTCTTGCCAGCACCAACCCCAATTCAACGTTTGGAATGTGCCAGAGATCATTTACAAGCCTTATGGGAATATAAAGGCGATCGCGGTGTCCGTCAAGCCCGTAAGCACATGACTTGGTATGCTAAGGGTTTTGTCGGTGCGGCTGAGTTGCGTGGACAATTAAGTCTGGTGGAAACAGTGCAACAAGGTTTAGATTTGATTGACCAAGCCACTGAAAAGCTAACTCATGGTTATGAACTTGTAGAGGAAGGAAGTAATTTTCAAGTAGCTTAA
- a CDS encoding MBL fold metallo-hydrolase, which yields MAHVNLRRPQNTNGDFYVDTTCIDCDTCRWMTPEVFHRVDEMSAVYHQPTNETERLAALQALLSCPTSSIGTVEKPKDIKIAQESFPILVAENIYHCGYHSEKSYGAASYLIQHSQGNILVDSPRFTPPLVKRIEAMGGIKYMYLTHQDDVADHQKFAEHFQCQRILHTDEISAGTRNVEIQLTGLEPFPLQPDVLIIPVPGHTKGHTVLLYKNKFLFTGDHLAWSENRHQLTAFRDVCWYSWAEQIKSMRRLADYSFDWVLPGHGRRFHADVETMRQQMHKCIELMTDERQPLTFNS from the coding sequence ATGGCTCATGTAAATCTTCGTCGCCCCCAAAATACTAACGGCGATTTTTATGTAGATACCACCTGCATTGATTGTGATACCTGTCGCTGGATGACACCGGAAGTTTTTCATCGTGTTGATGAAATGTCGGCAGTATATCATCAACCAACAAACGAAACAGAAAGATTAGCAGCACTGCAAGCACTTTTATCTTGTCCCACCAGTTCCATTGGCACAGTTGAAAAACCCAAAGATATCAAAATTGCCCAGGAAAGTTTTCCTATTTTAGTGGCTGAAAATATTTATCACTGTGGCTATCATTCGGAAAAATCCTATGGTGCGGCTAGTTATTTAATTCAACATTCACAAGGAAATATTTTAGTAGATTCTCCTCGATTTACACCGCCTTTAGTAAAACGAATAGAGGCGATGGGGGGAATTAAATATATGTATTTAACTCATCAGGATGATGTGGCAGATCATCAAAAATTTGCTGAACATTTTCAGTGTCAGCGTATCTTGCACACCGATGAAATTTCTGCGGGAACTCGGAATGTAGAAATCCAGTTAACTGGTTTGGAACCATTCCCTTTACAACCAGATGTATTAATTATTCCCGTTCCTGGACATACTAAAGGACACACAGTTTTACTATACAAAAACAAGTTTCTGTTTACGGGTGATCATCTTGCATGGTCGGAAAATCGGCATCAATTGACTGCATTTCGTGATGTATGCTGGTATTCTTGGGCAGAACAAATTAAGTCCATGCGCCGATTAGCTGATTACTCATTTGATTGGGTATTACCAGGGCATGGACGACGCTTTCATGCTGACGTTGAGACAATGCGTCAGCAAATGCACAAGTGTATTGAGCTAATGACTGATGAGCGTCAACCTTTAACCTTTAACAGTTAA